In Heptranchias perlo isolate sHepPer1 chromosome 16, sHepPer1.hap1, whole genome shotgun sequence, one genomic interval encodes:
- the LOC137333273 gene encoding E3 ubiquitin-protein ligase RNF144A-like — protein sequence MEIIVYEPASKRFQFVTAASLETGGHKASCGHLVRSKGLNEWCKALLNEGRFTFNCPKCAKEWPWQEVRQLARLSKGECGPCEEQLGRIMTPKAELYQKCPDCSLYVQRMDLEKLCVQCLPCSERSKKVFQFCWDCVREWKSTDVQSDSCGNESCSLTALLLGCSTIEDKASVVYGCPKVRACPNCEVLAEHCRKGCPSVLCPNCNHVFCYRCLELNGCHRERPAGLTLCPIVERQKLTGKMAYSKRRNLQDEDALRILAHNLRRLQSAERDAVRPEQQRNENSCVTF from the exons ATGGAAATCATCGTTTATGAACCAGCTAGTAAAAGATTTCAGTTTGTCACTGCAGCCAGTTTGGAGACAG GAGGACACAAGGCATCCTGCGGCCATTTGGTAAGGTCCAAGGGTCTGAATGAATGGTGTAAGGCACTTCTAAATGAG GGTCGGTTCACGTTTAATTGCCCCAAGTGTGCAAAGGAGTGGCCCTGGCAGGAAGTGCGGCAACTTGCCCGGTTGAGCAAGGGGGAATGCGGACCTTGTGAAGAGCAGCTTGGCAGGATTATGACACCAAAGGCGGAGTTGTACCAAAAG TGTCCAGACTGCAGTCTCTATGTACAAAGAATGGATCTGGAGAAGCTGTGTGTTCAGTGTCTGCCTTGCTCAGAAAGATCGAAGAAAGTCTTTCAGTTCTGCTGggactgtgtgagggagtggaagAGTACTGATGTGCAGAGTGACAGCTGTGGTAATGAATCCTGCAGTCTGACCGCACTGCTTCTGGGCTGCAGTACAATCGAAGACAAGGCTAGTGTAGTGtatggatgtcccaaagtgcgggCCTGCCCCAACTGTGAGGTATTAGCAGAGCACTGCAGGAAAGGCTGCCCAAGTGTATTGTGTCCGAATTGCAATCATGTATTTTGTTACCGGTGCCTTGAGTTAAATGGATGTCATAgagaaagaccagctggtttaACACTTTGCCCTATAGTTGAAAGGCAAAAGCTGACAGGCAAGATGGCCTACAGTAAAAGACGTAACCTGCAGGATGAGGATGCACTTCGAATACTGGCTCACAATTTACGTCGGTTGCAATCAGCAGAAAGAGATGCCGTTCGCCCAGAGCAGCAAAGAAATGAAAACTCGTGTGTCACTTTTTAA